In Solimonas sp. K1W22B-7, the DNA window GACGCGGCTGGTGTCGATCGGCGTGCGGCGGCCGATGTCGGCCACCATCGCGCGCAGGAAGCCGACGTCGTCCACGCTCTTCTTCAGCGCGGGGCCGCAGCAGCTGCCCGCGTTCCAGGAGCGGCCGACGCCGTCGGGATAGGCGACGGCGAAGCCGGCGTTGCCGCCGACGAGGTCGAAGCCGGTCAGCTCTTCCATGTTCTTGCCGGTGCCGAAGCCGCCGTGCAGCGCGACGATCAGCGGGCGCGATTGGTTGCCGCCGCCGGAGGGCACGTAGAGCCGGTAGCTGCGCTCAATGCCCTGGTATTCCATTTCGTACTCCTGCGAGCCGGCCGCCTGGGCCGAGGACAGGGCGCCGCCGGTATCGACGCAGGCGGCGGTCAGCGCGAGCAGGCCGATGGCCAGGCTGCGCAGGGGGCGGGAGAAACGCGAGAGGACCATGGAACCACTCCTTGTTCTGATGTCGGCAATCTAGCGCAGCGAACCTGAATGCAGAGCGTACGCTCTGCCGAAGTTACGCTCCAGGCATGGGCTGCACAACCGGGGTTCCGCGATCAATGAAAAACCCGGCCTCGCCTGGCGAAGCCGGGCTTTCCCACCGGGGCCTCAGTGCGCCTGGAAGAACTGCACGATCCGCAGCGAGGCGCCGTAGTCGCGCGTGCCCTTGCCGAGCAGCAGCGGCGTGATTTCCTTGGCGCCGGCCCACTGGTGTCCCATGGTTTCGATGCCGCAGAGCCAGACCTCGGCGCCGCCGGGGCAGCTGCGGCGGGCGATGCAGCTGGCGGAGCCGTCCTGCTGGGTGGTTTCCTGGGGCGCGCACAGGTTGCGGGCAGCGAGCTTGCTGAACACCTCTTTTACCGGCGGGCGGTAGCTGCCATCGACGCTGCCGCCGTCCCAGGGAATGCGGTTGTCGGCGCGGCCCTGGATCAGCAGGGCGGGGATGGGCTTCTTGGCGCCGCAGTTCGGCAGCATGATGCCGCCGGAGCCTGCGGCGATGGCGCGGAACAGGTCGGGGGCGTCGCAGGCCACGCGGTGCACCATCATCGCGCCGTTGGAGAAGCCGGTGCCGTAGACGCGGGTCGGGTTGATCGGCGTGCGCTTGGCGATGTCGGCGATCACGGCGGCCAGAAAGCCGATGTCATTGACGCCGTTCTTCATCGACGGGTTGCAGCAGGTGCCGGCGTTCCAGGAGCGGCCCAGTCCGTCGGGGTAGGCGACGGCGAAGCCGGCCTGGCCGCCGATGAGGTCGAGGCCGGTCAGTTCCTCCATGTCCTTGCCGGTACCGTAGCCGCCATGCAGTGCCAGGATCAGCGGTCGCGGTTGCGTGCTGGCGCCATCCGGCACATAGAGGCGGTAAGTGCGCTGCGCCCCCTGGAAGCTGATCGTGTAGTCCTTCGCTTCGGCGGCCTGGGCCGTGGCGATGCTGCCCAGCGTAGCGACACAGGCGGCGAACGTGGCGAAAAGGGCAAGGCCCAGCCTGCGAAGCGGGCGGCACTGGCGTGAGGCGGACATGGGCAGCTCCTGGTTCGGGGCTACTGCGGGCGCTACTGCAGCGAAGCCTAATACAGAGTGTATGCCGTGCCGAGGAGCTCCGGTGAGAGATCGGGCACACTGCCGGACACCCCGGCCGCGGCAAAGAAGCCGGCGTTGTCGGCACCCAGG includes these proteins:
- a CDS encoding alpha/beta hydrolase family esterase; translated protein: MSASRQCRPLRRLGLALFATFAACVATLGSIATAQAAEAKDYTISFQGAQRTYRLYVPDGASTQPRPLILALHGGYGTGKDMEELTGLDLIGGQAGFAVAYPDGLGRSWNAGTCCNPSMKNGVNDIGFLAAVIADIAKRTPINPTRVYGTGFSNGAMMVHRVACDAPDLFRAIAAGSGGIMLPNCGAKKPIPALLIQGRADNRIPWDGGSVDGSYRPPVKEVFSKLAARNLCAPQETTQQDGSASCIARRSCPGGAEVWLCGIETMGHQWAGAKEITPLLLGKGTRDYGASLRIVQFFQAH